A stretch of Aureispira sp. CCB-E DNA encodes these proteins:
- a CDS encoding DUF4180 domain-containing protein — MKIKTHEINHLKIAEISSEQNLINHVEDGLNLLGNIYYQGFDKVIIHQKNITPDFFELKNRMAGEILQKFSTYRIQLAIVGDFSIFNSKSLKDFIYESNQGKQVNFVASTTEALKKLSEK; from the coding sequence ATGAAGATAAAAACACATGAAATAAATCACTTGAAAATTGCTGAAATATCATCAGAACAAAACCTTATCAATCATGTCGAGGATGGATTAAACTTATTAGGAAATATCTACTATCAAGGATTTGACAAGGTCATCATTCATCAAAAAAACATTACTCCAGACTTCTTCGAACTCAAAAATCGAATGGCGGGTGAAATTCTTCAAAAATTTTCGACTTACCGTATTCAATTAGCTATTGTGGGAGATTTTTCAATATTCAATAGTAAAAGTCTAAAAGATTTCATTTACGAAAGTAATCAGGGCAAACAAGTTAACTTTGTTGCTTCAACAACTGAGGCACTGAAAAAATTATCAGAAAAATGA